In Ictalurus furcatus strain D&B chromosome 20, Billie_1.0, whole genome shotgun sequence, the DNA window TTCGGAGCGGGACCTTTAGAGGAGTCTGTGGTTTCTCCGTTGGGTAAAATACCATCAGCGAACCAAACTCTCCTCTGCTCACGAGACAGAGAACCTACAAGGTCCCAAATATCCATCATCAGGAAATGCTCGATTTAAAacgtatatttaaaaaaaaaaaagtttgaataaGTTTCATCACTTTGAAATTTTATGGTATTTCagtggcatttattttaaacgCCCTCTCTGCAGGTGAGTGATGACGGATGTAAACACccccgatttttttttttaaaaaaataaaaaaataaataatcactcaCTCAAAAAATATGAAGATATAACATTGTTATACAacaatttataaaattataaaagttttatattgttttaatcTTACACTCAGctccagaaatattggcacccctagcAAACATGGGTTTAATTGATTTtaataaggaaaaataaataaaattaaaaaaaaataaataaagatggtCGTCCAACACGTAATCATTCATTAATATGAGGATGATTAGAACGTAGGGCGGCCAATGATTATTCTTGTTAAGAATACATACCTTTCATAAGGTTTAGTTAAATTTTCTAAGAATAAATTTACATCAGTTTTCTCTCAGTGAAATGAACTTAATTAACCCcctcaacccccccccaaaacattgTCATTAAAACCCATTTCATCAAGGGTGTCAATACTTCTGGAGCTGCCTGTAGAACAGTACGTGGAGCGCGGAGGTTTACCCTCAGTGCCTGGTTGTTTGAGGACTCCGACAGGCACCATGACGGTGGGAGGTGGAGAGCTGAGAGCGCCAGACGCCTGGGCCTGCTGGAGAGGGGGGATGGTGGAGCAGTACTCGGCCGGGTTGTTGGGGTTCGGACTCTGACCGGAGCTGTTCCCCGCGCTCTCCCACGCCTGAGCTGAAAAcggaaaaaaatacagaaataaaaataatacattcagGGACGTTCGGCCAGGGACGAAGTGTGAAATGTACATAAATTTGCGCTGCTACTCGCACCATTAACAACATCCATCACTTAGCAACCGCGCGGGTTTTCCCgcgcattttatttacaaacgaCTACAAACGGTCTCATAATGCTGTGAATCTGACTTGATATTGCGATTTAATCTTTGATTTGTCGCTTGCATTTCGCCTGCACAAGCTGCTGTTATCCGTAAGCaacataactttattaatagaagactaaaatacacattatatatatatatatatatatatatatatataaaaattagacATGGCACGATATATACCGACTGATCTTTTCCGATGCCGGTACTGAAACACTGAGTACTGATAGCCATCCTagccaaaaataaatgtattttcctTATTTAATGAGTCTTTGCTGTTTGTGACGGTATTTGACGTCTGCGACGTTTTCTCTGCTCTCACATCCGACACTTTTTGCTGGTACCGACCCGATAATGATTCTGGATATACTGGGTATAGGGAGTATACTGGGTATCGGATCACTGCCATCCCTAAAacctttttgtttattattaaataaatttaaaaaatgtaaaaatcacacTTTATAACttaaaacttattattattattcatttttttcccagaCTCCTCATGATCACTATTAAATTCtcccttttaaatattttatagaccccgccccccccccccccttcaatattaattcattttcattcccGTCGTCTCTTTTATTCATCTGAAGCACTTAAAGAGATGAGCTTTAGGTATACATTATTCACtcggattatttatttattactgtgatTAACGCTTTTTTTGAGATCGAGCAGTCCAGAATAATGACCTGCGTATGTggagtatatatatttaatcagATCCTCTTCACGGATCCTTTCGCCTCAGCGCTCAGCTCAACATGCTTCCGTCGTTCAGAACGATCCTTTTGCTTAAAAAGGAAACAGAGATGCAAAACGCCACACGCGCCACACAAAACGCGCCTTTATACGCTTTAGACTTTACAGATCCCTACGACGACAGGTATTTAAAGACAACACAGTAGATTTTAAACGAGGAAGAACATGCCCCATTAGGTGAACGATTTAAATCGGCGAGGTTTTGTAAACATTTCTCACCATTGGTTAAAGTGTGATGACACGTCACGCAGACGCGCGCCTCCTTCCTGTCCATGTACATCAGCCTGCACCTCAGACTGCAGCACGCAGCACagaaaacctgcacacacacacacacacacacacacacacacacactttaaatcaGAGGAGTTACCTATATGGCTCTTCGTATAAATGTCgctcatttaaatttaaaaggacaatgaaacattttttaaaaacactagcGCCAACTAGAGTTCAACGATAAAAACGTCCTCCTGCCTTCGCTAGTTCCTCAACAACACTGAGTGACTCTGGCTGAGTGGAACAACCATCAAGTCAAGAAAACGAACGTGAAAACGTGCCAAAACGTTGACTGGACACGGATTTAGGAGCGCGGCACGGTGAATAAGGCGGAGAAACCAaacgaaggaaaaaaaaaaaaagtctgcctgCATTAACCCCTTTACTAAACACAATTTTCCAAAGCAGACGTCCTTAACCTCGCTACTCGGGTGGACCTGCAGGTTAGAGAAGGATTATTCTAGTCAGACTGGATAAGTTTTGATGTAGATTGACGTGTAGTAGCTTTCTCCTGCTTCTGACAGGCAGCGGTGTCGGACAGCCGGAACGCCACACGCCTCGCCCTCACACCTCTATTAATTTTCACGTTCCACGTCTCTGTCGTCGCCAGCGGCGGTCTGTTTACCCCCGGGGGAAATTTCGCCGTGTTTCCCGCAGGCCAGGAGCTATTTTAAAATGTCGGCAGGACGTCCTCCCTCAAGGCTTTGGACGGGTTCTCAGGTCTCATACATCCCACGATCGGCTCTCACCCTACGCAGCGATCAGGACGTCACATCCTGAAACACCTCACTAaagaaaaagtcatttttatatacactataataTTGTCCTCCTTGTTGAGTGCTGATCAGTAGTGGCAGCTGTTTTACGCTGCAGGAGAAAAATCAAGCCGTTAAAGGGAATTAtggcgtaaaaaaaaaatacacacagctcAAAGACCAGCACTTCTCACTGAATATCCCCATCTTACAGCAGTCCTAACAGACGTGGCGTAATATTCTAATGAGCACGCGTGATTGACAGCCCTCTGTCTGAAGCATCTTTCCAAATCCACTCTCCACGTTTGAAACGCCGACGTATGATCGTCATGTGACCTCCACGATACCACGATGGTGGAACGTATTCGGTTTTCTGTCTAGATTCCTTCCACGCACTTTTTTTCTCTCGAGCGACTCAAACTCAACGCAACTGCAGCATCCAAACGAACAGAAACGGCGGAAAGGACGTAAAAAGGTCAGGTCCGGGGTCGTTTTCATTTCCGCGTTTCGTCGTACACTGGAAACTTTTAGTAAACAATTTAAGCGTTCTCAAACGGACCTGTGTGTTAATGTGGATGAGACCCTGAGACTGCTACAGAGATAAAGCGACAAGGACTGTTCGACCTCCATGTACCAGCAATTAATTATAGGATTAGCATAGTAGGGTACCGTACCCTTGCTAGATTAGCTTTCACTCGCATACACTCCTCATGTTTGCTTATACTCTCTTGGCTTGCTTCCAGTTGCTAGGTTTGTATTCGCTCGCTAGGCTAGCTTTCATCTTCATTCACTTGCTAAGTTAGCTCTCGCACAGTAATTGTCTCAAACGTTAACAGAAcgtttaaaatgtgaaaagatAACTCTGATGAACGTCAGGTTGAAAAAAAGGGCATCGTCTGCCTCGTTATGGGTGGAGATGACAAGGATTAGCCCCACCCTGTTACATCACATCAGGCTAAGAACATCCAGAAACTGGAAAGTGACCCGTTATTCAGACTTTGTATACACAAGACCAAGATTAACCTCATTAGCAAGCAAAAACCCTGAGAACAAGGTGCTACCGGGGTGCTAATCTAGAGCCCTTAATTTTTTAAGTACCCAAATTGCCCGTTTAagcaataaacagaaataaggCCAACAAACTGAGATGAAAAGCACAGAAGGCCTTACCTTGCCACAGGCCCGACAGTGGTGCCTTCTCTTCGTAAAGGTGAACTTGACTTCGCACTTCATGCAGATGGGTGCTTGAGAGTCCGGCACCCACACAGGAGCCACTTCGCCAAGGGAGCTGAAGGGTTTCCTCACGTGGACTCCCTGCTGACCTGCCTGGAGATCGTTGTCAGGGTTCTCAGTGGGGACGTGCAAGCCCGACGAACCATCTCCGCTCTCTCCGTTAACTCGAGAAGCCCTAGATTCCGTTCCCCCATGAGACGACTCGAGGCCGTCTGCCCTGCACTGGGCCTCCAGGTTCTTGTTCCTGCCGGTGGAGCCAAGCTCGTTTTGGACTTGCCCTGAGAAAGATCGAGGGATCTGCAGCTTCAGGTTGATGGGCTGTTTGGGCCTCGCACCACCGTAGGGAACGCTGACCAGCTGTAATCGCCCGTTGTTGAGTTTGGAGCTTGCCTCGGAGCTTCGGTTAGGCTCGCAGCATTCCTGTTTGCTCTCCTCCAACTCCTTTTCCTCGGTTATCGAGTCTTCCTTTAAAAGGGTTGGAGGAGGCTGGATCGGTCGATCTCCTTCGCTTTCTTCCACCAGGCCATTAGGATGAGTTCTCTCGTTCTGCGCCGATTCAACGACCGAATCTTgattcttcatttctttctcttttgtgaCCAGTTTGTCTTGATCAAAGCTTTCCGTTTTGGGGATGGTACCATTCGGAAAGGCGTCTGTAGTACGACAGTCTTGGTTGACTACAAGTTCCTGAGTGCCATTACCAGGTTCTTGCAGAACATGCTCCCCTTTCTCAGAATTGCCCTGTTTTGGAAGAGCAAAATGATAGTCCATTCCGCCAATTTCCTTGATGCCCTCGGTATCCATCTCAACCGACAAAGCACCATTGTTCAAGCCCGACTCCCCCCGGCCAAGCCCTTCTTCAGGATTTGAAATACCGCCATCATTAAAACAGGCGTTGTCCTGCTCAGCAACATCATTCTGCTGTTGCCTTTGTTGACCAGCAACCGGGTCCAGGATGCTGGGTGGATCTGCGGAAGGAGGATTTGGATCATCTTGCAGCTGAGGAACCTCGCCAACCCCATTGCACTCTAGTTTGGAAGGACACCCGTTCTCAATCGCCGACCTTGTTGCAGGAGGAGAATCCAGCACTTGACCGTCAGCGCTGACCAGTTTGCCGATGTTGGGCTGGAGCAAAGGGGGACTGTGGACATCCGCCGGTCTTTCTTCACTCCACGTTTCCAGTTCCTGCTTCACATCAGGCGCGGTTACCTCCACCACGGAAGAGCTGCCAGAACTCAAAGGTTCTAGCAGAGGTTTGAAGTTGAGAGAGCTGTCTCGCGGACTCAGATCAGCGTGAGTCAAGGCAGGGTTCAGGGACAACAGGTGAGCTGGTGGAGCGAGAATCTGAGTCCACTTGGCGTCGGTAAGCGTGGGGGTGTCCGTTTCATCTATAAGTAACACCAACAAAGACGCATTAGCACGAGGGAACAGAACGGGTTCTGAAGGACGggtgaaagaatgaaagaaatgtcAGATAAAATGAGAAACGAGGACAGAAAAGAAGTGGGTCGATTACATCCTTGCCGTGAGATCCGTTTTTCAACCTGACACGGAAACGACTCGGAACGTGGACGGGCTTTCCCCTTTAACTTAAAGAAATGCAGGCGCACTTTCATTTTAACGCGACGGTTATTCTTCCGATCCACTCGGGTGTTTGCGAGTCACCCCTTTGAATCTTCAGAGGATGATGGCTAACACAGATGCTAAAGAAGGTTAATCTGCAGTCCGCCGCTTATAAAATAGATTGCTTGTATCTCTAGACATACACAATATGAACGTGAGCTGCTTCCATAAATCAAAAAGTTAAAATTAGAAGCGAGTCTGTTTGACCTTAACCTGGTAAAGCACATGTTCTTGTCTCTATGACATCAATTATAAtctcaaagaaaagaaaaaacagacagcCAAAAGTCCTTTGGGAAATGTTAATTCCCAATTAATTAGCCTCATTTAGCATGCTAGACCGCTTCTACCAGCATCAGCGAGCTGCCCCATCCTACGCAGATTTCTCAGTCAGAGAAACGGTTCTATCCAccatggttgttttttttttttttaattatggtgAGCAGAATTATGGGATTACCTTCTCTAATAAGACAAACATCCAAAACATACCCTGCCTTGAACTCTCCACAAAATAAGGGACGTCAGACAGCGCTGATTCGTTCATTCTCAAACACGTTTTGCAGACATCTCACAACGTTAAACGTAACGATAAACCGTATGACGTGCCGTTCTTTAATACGTGACGGTCGTAATCATTGACAATTTGCTGTGGATTAAGAGGAACGAAACACTTTGGGGCGTGCTGTTAGATTTTACATAATCATAATCCTTGGTTATGGGCGGTTTACGTGAACGTATATAGGAATGTGCTATCCGCCCTGttccatatatatattagcTTATACATGATTGGCTAGCGTTGCTGTGAttgacgagagagagagagagagagagagagagagagagagagaaagagagagtatgcccctcccacccagacagcacagccaattttgctctcttgggcTAGAACGTCAAATCCGAGCGCATGCTTTTGCCTTTAAACTCGGAAATACGAACATCTGTCTAGTAATAAAGCAGTAAAAACTCGTGCTGGTCAATGTGTAACTGCGTCTCCTGCAGGACGTAATCGAGGTGACGGACCTTCGTTCTGCTCGAACTCGTCCAGCACTTTGTCCAGGTTAAAGGCCTCAGCCTGGAAGTAATTCTCCATGGGTGAGGAAGCTCCACTCTGTCGAGTGCGGTGTGAACCTGCGAGAGAAGAGCATTAACTCACGAGTCTTTAACCCATCGCTGAACGTTAGTTACGTGTGTCCTGTGATCTTCCGGACCAATCAGATGTGTGTTCACACCACGCAACAAttacggtaaaaaaaaaaaaaacacagggaaAATCTTTAAGCATGAACATCAGAGCTTCATCGCTGGATTTTAAGAGCCGGTGATACGGCAATATGACATCGATATTTTGATGAATTATGCACTTTTCAGAGATATCCTGGGTATCGTCAGCGTTCTTATAACAATTATAAACTCTGGATGTATAATGTtacgattttttatttattttatgtagcGAATTCTCCTGATTCTCACCTGCACACAGGTCGTCTTCAGCGATACTCCAGAAATGCGTTCACCGGCTCGGATCTCAGCCGTCTCAGCATCATCCGGTCTCGCGTACGCCGGACGGGCAAACctaaaatgaaacagaaactctcaacaataaataaacaaacaaacaaacaaacaaacaaacacgggtACTCTGATTTAACCAGGAACGGATTTGGTTAAAACTCTGTTGGACGGAACGTGACACGTCGCAGAACCCGAACAGCTCGGCTGCCTGAATCTAAGCTGAACTCTCTTTCTGGTTCCCGAGTTTGATTCCCGGTGACGCCCTCCGTGAGGTTATACGTGAGGATATTAAACGTGTTTTGGCGAGCTATGCAATCGCACGGGCATGCACTGCGTGTCAGTGAGAGACCGGATTTTCGAGAATGCGGCTCATACGGGAGGAGAAGTGAAAAGTGGTGTGATGATTACTCCAGAGACGCCAGATTCTGCCGAGCAGCGACTTTACAAACCAGCAGACTCGACACATTTCCCAGTTAGTTAAAGATTCGAGCTGTGCCTCGATGCCAGCACTAATCAGAGGAGACTCACGAGGAAGGAGATAAGGGATGAACCATTTAGGGGAGTTGGGACGAACCATTCGCTTTTGGGGGTGCACGGTCAGACcaaattagagctgcaacaactaatcgataaaatggataataatcgaTGATGAAAACCGTCGTCAACGAATCTCACGATGGAtgagttggtctgcgcgcggcacgggggagatttactcattacgttccttctgttcagaaaacacgcttcggagagtaaatactaaagttgtttccaaaatgaagtactgtacacttacactgtgcacgctaccgtctagtgtgtggattttagaaaggtgatATCATCTCAGATATATATCACTAGCGGGTTTCTTTTACTAACCGGAACTTTAAGCCGCTTCTAggcgacggcgcatgacgtcatacgcacgctagcattagcagacacccagattcacggacaatgactttcttcagtttactttctgtcagcgttaacttttattcccaacatgaccccaGTCTCCAGCAGAGTGGAAGAACTGAGGAAGAacgtcctctaaggcaggggggcattttatatcaAACACCGcggaaatcaaactgatgcacgagGACAAAGTCATGTTTATATCCAAGATGCTCTGCTGTGTgtaactggtgcaagctgcttaaaaggtttagtttaaccTTTAAcctaatactgtgtgtgtgtaatttactTTATTCATCTATTTTAGTTgatattgtatataagtatttatgcgttattttttatggatgcacaaaaagcactgaattaaactccaATCCTAAATTAATGACATAtattctagtgtgtgtgtgtgtgtgtgtgtgtgtgttgggttttttctgttttggacaaacagttgtgtaaagttttagtctgaagtttatatttgtttgtggatattattttaaataaacaaacaaaaaaaaagtgtactgaaagtttgccccgcccatccaattaatcaaaaaataatcggccaactaatcgattatgaaaataatcgttagttgcagccctagaccAAATCATTTACATCTTGAGGTACACCTTGTGAGGAAACTCATGGGGAGAGAATGTGAAGTGGATAATACTCTACACTTAATCCATGCCATTCACAAAGTGGGTGCGCTGTCGGGCCATGCCATTCACAAAGTGGGTGCGCTGTCGGGCCATGCCATTCACAAAGTGGGTGCGCTGTCGGGCCATGCCATTCACAAAGTGGGTGCGCTGTCGGGCCATGCCATTCACAAAGTGGGTGCGCTGTCGGGCCATGCCATTCACAAAGTGGGTGCGCTGTCGGGCCAAACCATTTCAGAGTAGGCATGTGTTCTAACTATTCACTCTGGGGGGTATCAAACCATTTATGCTCAGCTGCACTTTTGGGCCAAACCACTCTCAGCCCACACAGGGATCTCTGCAGCATTTAACTAAATATGGAATGAAGGAAACACGGTGTATAATGTTTACCAAAACGTTCCTTTAAAGCCAAGTGAAATTTAGAGATATCCTGATGACAGCCAGTAAGAACACACTTTTCAGGAAAATATCACCTTTTTTGCGCCGTATATTTGTGCACGGCGACTGGAGTGCGACAACCCACCATCCCAAATgacctcacttcctgttattGTTCATCACCCCATAAATTTGGAAGCATTGACAGGAAGTGCAGTTTCACTGCCTCCGTCGTCtaggaataaaaaacaaaacaaaaacaaccttcCACTTCCTTAGCTGTGTGAATGAggactctctctcacgcacgcacacacacctaccttcAGGCTACGTGTCGTGTTATACTCAGAGTTGGAGAACACACGTTATCGCTGAAACTGTAGCGTGTTAAACTGGATTTATTGTGTTTGTAGGTCATAAACTCTTAATTACTCTAATATATCTTAATTTaagaacatgttttatttacattatgtgATGATGCTGTTTTTCCTCagattttgtttgtgttctaaGCTTAACTCATGCCCTTAgcttgcaaaaaaaaccaaaaaaaacaaacaaaccttaaTATCACGGGACATATCGTGAAATCATGATATCTAGAGAAAACTTCTGGAAGTATCGCGATATATTCTGATAGAATCGTCCAACCCCTGGATACGTTAAATAAAAGACATATTTAAAAAGTCACATCCAAACTGACATTTCTATAACTTATAACTAACTGACAGGACATGAAATACGGCTTTTAAATCGTGGCCGCgatataaatgatatttttttaatcacaataaAGAGAATGTAAACATGTTGTGGTGCATGCTAGTAACGGTAGTGTTGTATTGGAGCGAGTTAGCAACAGCCAGTGttagcaaaacaataaataattaactttgaCTGTAAAACCGGTCCATAAGTGCAGTACTGTGTTTGACAGcataataatatattgttttatattatatacgaATTTAAAAGCTTTGCAGCCAACTGCGTTAACAGAGCTGTAACATTTCCGAGCCGTTTCGCttgcttgttaaaaaaaaaaaacactcaccgTCAGGAATCCCATCTTTCACCGCCAGGAAACTGGTTTTAATAACATTCCAGTGAAAATCAACGTCTCTGTGACATCTTCAAAACAGTCCCGACGCACAGACCATTTCAGTCTCCCTCAGaagtcagaaagaaaaaaagtatttgcgcGTAACATGTCGTGATATCCCTCCCCCAAGGTTTCTACTAGGGAAGGTTACTGTGAACTGCAGCGCCAAATTCCGCCATTGTGGCTCTGTCTTGTATCTAAAAGCGGCGCGGAATTCCCACGCAGTGACACGCACTTGAGCCAAAATGGCGCCCGTTTCGTAACCTTGTAGGGTTTTGGATTTCCAGAGCACGAGTGCATGGCGACACCGCGCGTCAGGAAGACGAGGTCACGTGATCACGTAGACCACgcacaaataaattattattattattattattattattattattattattattattattgcgttGTGTTGAAATGTAGCGGAATCTAAACGTCATGACGTCATAACATCGCGCATAAAATTCGTTGCATTTCGGGGGCGGAGCCGCCATCTTGACTGGAATATCCCTTTTGTAGGCTTTGGCTGTGCACAAAACACGTACAAAATTGTGAAATAAGTGCAAACGTGTAGTGTGTTAAGCATTTAAACAGctgcaaacaaaataatatatatattttttttaaaaaaagacgtttaaaaaatgttagccATTGTtctacagacagataaacagaaacTTTTGAAAACGTCAATTTCATAGCAACAAGTCTTTCCTCCGTTACTGACATTTTTCAGAGTTTTATGTCAACACTGAAATGCAGCAACGACAAAAATGAAAACTGCACACAACCTGAAACAGAAACTTTAATCCATTCCCAGCAAACGGACTGACATAGCGATCGGCAGCCATTTGCAAAAGTCACATCGCTATGACCTGTCTGACAAGTCTGCACTCTGTACACGTAGGtcacatgttttatttataaaatgataAAGCACTTAATTTAGCgtcacaaaaaaaatgtataaatgtttattattttggtttaATGCTTTGAGCCGAGGACATTTCTCCAGTGGATATTAATATTAGCATTAAGTGCTACAGTTGTTGAATAACAGACAGAAGCCGTTGTAAGGGCTATTTACACAATTTCACACAGACAACCTACAGATTTAGTATGCAATGCTAAACTAGTGGCTGTAAGCTTCagttacttgttagctacaatAGCCTGTCAAAACTACCCTGcttaagaaaaacaacagaagctattaaagaaattctaatggtttccactacaaatagcATTACAAACcttcagctaaccattaaaattattaccattaccattattggttcttaatggtatccactagacataacatgctacCAATAGAAGGCCGTtaataccattacaaattctatgagggctTCTATTGTTTCTTTCACAGGGTATAGAAGGAAACATCAGACACAGAGCGAGGCTACATTTATGGTCATTTTTGGGAGGTATTTTGGCTGTACTATTCCAGTAAAATTTATCAAATTTATCAAATTAGTAACACGAGCAGAAGAGAAACACAAAAGTACACTTAAATAGTCACAGCAGgaagacaaaataattacatcttgTGATGAAGTGTAAATGGAGTTATGTTATTACAAAGGAGTGCATTAATGACATTAAGGAAAATACTATATCtctgtataaaaaataatgttttacagtttacattatatataaggTCCAGAAGAAGGTGAAAGTGTTTAGCACGTCCATTTATAGTCTTCTTTGCAGCCTTCTAATGTCCATCTGGACTCAAAAAAAGTGCACAAGGAAATGGTGGAATCTTTCACCAGCAGATGGCGCTCTATCTCCATATTTCTACGTAGGCTCAGTAGGCGTCCTGTCAAGTGTCTGACCTTCTGTTCTCCTGTCCCAGATGCCTCACTTCTGGTTTTTAGGTGTCTGTTTTAGTCTCACACTCTTTCGCCATTTCACTAACAAGCCACTCCAGTTTTCTGGAGATCAGACGGTCAAAGTGTTGCAGAACCCGACTTAGATCCTGGGTGACGGACTGAACTGAAATCTCTGGAACTTTCGGCCCATCCAGTCCACtctggaataaaataaaacacccacccacacacacgcacccacacacacacacacacacacacacacacacacacacacacacacacattagaccTTTTGTGTTTAAAGTTTGGACAGAAATGCCAGAAGCATGCTGCATCTGTCACCGTCTGCCATGTTGGATTGTTAGTAGCAACACTTACTAAGGTAATAAATCAGGATTAAAAATCAGAACACatcctggattgtgattggtcagaagaaaaggtgatgattaattctctagagcagcagctctgacagtagcgcagctgcaaatcacaggattatattaatgtgctcatacgttgttgtttctatagtaacggctcgttcacagggacgtgtacagcgcacacacacaaacagatttatttattttcctgtttaGTATAGTTTTAGTATCTGTatagttttctgtaagaaggTGTTTATAGATGTCtgtttaacgtttacggaaggagtctccagtgtcagcgctgtgtaacagtcagagggaaagctggaactttaagatttccacatcttcagcacagagtttacacttctctacTGTTTCTCTCTAACAAAATATGACAAGGTGTggtttctgtcttattaacttcaagagagagaataaagagagagagagtaaagagaggaaatagagagaaagaataaagagagagaaagagagggaataaagagagaaagaataaaaagagagagaataataagagggaaatgaagagagaaaatagagagagagtaaagagagagaatagagagagagagaataaagagagagagagtaaaaagcggga includes these proteins:
- the zfyve9a gene encoding zinc finger FYVE domain-containing protein 9 isoform X2 — protein: MENYFQAEAFNLDKVLDEFEQNEDETDTPTLTDAKWTQILAPPAHLLSLNPALTHADLSPRDSSLNFKPLLEPLSSGSSSVVEVTAPDVKQELETWSEERPADVHSPPLLQPNIGKLVSADGQVLDSPPATRSAIENGCPSKLECNGVGEVPQLQDDPNPPSADPPSILDPVAGQQRQQQNDVAEQDNACFNDGGISNPEEGLGRGESGLNNGALSVEMDTEGIKEIGGMDYHFALPKQGNSEKGEHVLQEPGNGTQELVVNQDCRTTDAFPNGTIPKTESFDQDKLVTKEKEMKNQDSVVESAQNERTHPNGLVEESEGDRPIQPPPTLLKEDSITEEKELEESKQECCEPNRSSEASSKLNNGRLQLVSVPYGGARPKQPINLKLQIPRSFSGQVQNELGSTGRNKNLEAQCRADGLESSHGGTESRASRVNGESGDGSSGLHVPTENPDNDLQAGQQGVHVRKPFSSLGEVAPVWVPDSQAPICMKCEVKFTFTKRRHHCRACGKVFCAACCSLRCRLMYMDRKEARVCVTCHHTLTNAQAWESAGNSSGQSPNPNNPAEYCSTIPPLQQAQASGALSSPPPTVMVPVGVLKQPGTEGSLSREQRRVWFADGILPNGETTDSSKGPAPNPNASPAPPPAVSQTSHKSTTSTREVARAPGAPLGSSVSLIPEDGLPPILISTGVKGGTGGHIADYAVEEKPSEVLLLQQLEEGGPEPLVFVLNANLLAMVKLVNYVNRKCWYVMSKGMHAVGQAEVVVLLQCLPDEKSIPKDIFSHFVQLYQEALAGNVLSHLSHSFFTQSFLGSKEHGGFLYISPTFQSLQDLLLPNPPFLFGILVQKWETPWAKVFPIRLMLRLGAEYRLYPCPLFSVRFRKPLFGETGHTIINLLADFRNYQYTLPVVRGLVVDMEVRKTCIKIPSNRYNELMKAMNKSNEHVLAMGACFNERADSHLVCVQNDDGNYQTQAISIHHQPRKGASFFVFSGALKTSSGFLAKTSIVEDGVMVQITAETMEALRQALREMKDFTIVCGKADQEETQENVHVQWTEDDLNFNKGVISPIDGKSMESITSVKIFHGSEYKANGKVIRWTEVFFLQSDDQPNGDPADHSRLTENVARAFCMALCPHLKLLKEDGMAKLGLRVTLDSDQVGYLVGSNGQPLLPQYLSDLDSALIPVIHSGACQLSEGPVVMELIFYILEIIS
- the zfyve9a gene encoding zinc finger FYVE domain-containing protein 9 isoform X3; translated protein: MENYFQAEAFNLDKVLDEFEQNEDETDTPTLTDAKWTQILAPPAHLLSLNPALTHADLSPRDSSLNFKPLLEPLSSGSSSVVEVTAPDVKQELETWSEERPADVHSPPLLQPNIGKLVSADGQVLDSPPATRSAIENGCPSKLECNGVGEVPQLQDDPNPPSADPPSILDPVAGQQRQQQNDVAEQDNACFNDGGISNPEEGLGRGESGLNNGALSVEMDTEGIKEIGGMDYHFALPKQGNSEKGEHVLQEPGNGTQELVVNQDCRTTDAFPNGTIPKTESFDQDKLVTKEKEMKNQDSVVESAQNERTHPNGLVEESEGDRPIQPPPTLLKEDSITEEKELEESKQECCEPNRSSEASSKLNNGRLQLVSVPYGGARPKQPINLKLQIPRSFSGQVQNELGSTGRNKNLEAQCRADGLESSHGGTESRASRVNGESGDGSSGLHVPTENPDNDLQAGQQGVHVRKPFSSLGEVAPVWVPDSQAPICMKCEVKFTFTKRRHHCRACGKVFCAACCSLRCRLMYMDRKEARVCVTCHHTLTNAQAWESAGNSSGQSPNPNNPAEYCSTIPPLQQAQASGALSSPPPTVMVPVGVLKQPGTEGSLSREQRRVWFADGILPNGETTDSSKGPAPNPNASPAPPPAVSQTSHKSTTSTREVARAPGAPLGSSVSLIPEDGLPPILISTGVKGDYAVEEKPSEVLLLQQLEEGGPEPLVFVLNANLLAMVKLVNYVNRKCWYVMSKGMHAVGQAEVVVLLQCLPDEKSIPKDIFSHFVQLYQEALAGNVLSHLSHSFFTQSFLGSKEHGGFLYISPTFQSLQDLLLPNPPFLFGILVQKWETPWAKVFPIRLMLRLGAEYRLYPCPLFSVRFRKPLFGETGHTIINLLADFRNYQYTLPVVRGLVVDMEVRKTCIKIPSNRYNELMKAMNKSNEHVLAMGACFNERADSHLVCVQNDDGNYQTQAISIHHQPRKVTGASFFVFSGALKTSSGFLAKTSIVEDGVMVQITAETMEALRQALREMKDFTIVCGKADQEETQENVHVQWTEDDLNFNKGVISPIDGKSMESITSVKIFHGSEYKANGKVIRWTEVFFLQSDDQPNGDPADHSRLTENVARAFCMALCPHLKLLKEDGMAKLGLRVTLDSDQVGYLVGSNGQPLLPQYLSDLDSALIPVIHSGACQLSEGPVVMELIFYILEIIS